One Salmo trutta chromosome 12, fSalTru1.1, whole genome shotgun sequence genomic region harbors:
- the LOC115204696 gene encoding 60S ribosomal protein L23a, whose protein sequence is MAPKAKKEAVPAKTEAKVKALKAKKAVLKGVHSQRKKKIRTSPTFRRPKTLRLRRQPKYPRKSAPRRNKLDHYAIIKFPLTTESAMKKIEDNNTLVFIVDIKANKHQIKHAVKKLYDIDVAKVNTLIRPDGEKKAYVRLAPDYDALDVANKIGII, encoded by the exons ATGGCACCGAAGGCGAAGAAGGAAG ctGTCCCTGCCAAGACTGAGGCCAAGGTGAAGGCCCTAAAGGCCAAGAAGGCTGTTCTGAAAGGAGTCCACAGCCAGAGGAAAAAGAAGATAAGAACCTCGCCGACCTTCCGCCGCCCCAAAACCCTGCGCCTCCGCAGACAACCCAAGTACCCCCGGAAGAGTGCCCCTCGCAGGAATAA gTTGGACCACTATGCCATCATTAAGTTCCCTCTGACGACAGAGTCGGCAATGAAGAAGATCGAGGACAACAACACCCTCGTCTTCATCGTAGACATCAAGGCCAACAAGCACCAGATCAAACACGCCGTCAAGAAGCTGTACGACATCGATGTGGCCAAGGTCAACACGCTCATCAG gcCTGATGGGGAGAAGAAGGCCTACGTGCGCCTGGCTCCAGATTACGATGCGCTGGATGTCGCCAACAAG ATTGGCATAATCTAG